In a single window of the Nicotiana tomentosiformis chromosome 8, ASM39032v3, whole genome shotgun sequence genome:
- the LOC138898165 gene encoding uncharacterized protein, translated as MPEIPKFNGTTDPNEHVTYYTCAIKENDLEDGEIESVLLNKFEETLSKGAIIWYHNFPPNYIDSFAMLANSFVKEHAGAIKVETKKSDLFKVRQKDNEMLREFVSRFQMERMDLPPVADDWAVQYFTQGLNVRSSMASQ; from the coding sequence atgcctgAGATTCCTAAATTCAATGGAACGACTGACCCGAACGAGCATGTCACCTATTACACATGTGCTATCAAAGAGAACGATCTAGAGGATGGcgagattgaatctgttttgcTAAATAAATTCGAAGAAACCCTGTCGAAAGGAGCTAtaatatggtaccacaattttcCACCTaattatattgactcatttgctatgcttgcaaattCCTTTGTAAAGGAACACGCTGGGGCTATCAAGGTTGAAACTaagaagtcggaccttttcaaggtaaggcagaaggataacgaaatgctcagagaattcgtgtctcgattccaaatggaacgaatggacttgccGCCGGTCGCCGATGATTGGGCAGTTCAATATTTCACACAAggactcaatgttcgaagctcaATGGCTTCGCAGTAG
- the LOC138898166 gene encoding uncharacterized protein, whose amino-acid sequence MTGYAKFMKDLVTKKRSMNCETIKMTHQVIAMVNSMSPKLEDPGSFTIPCTIGSADFEKALCDLWPSINLMPYSVFKTFGIGQPRPTSIRLQMVDRTILRPLWIIDEVLVRVDKFILPANFVILGCEVDYEVPIIMERTFLATGRP is encoded by the coding sequence ATGACGGGATATgccaagtttatgaaggatttggtaacaaagaagagatcaatgaactgtgaaacgatcaaaatgacacatcaagtgattGCTATGGTGAACTCCATGTctccaaagttggaagaccccGGTTCTTTCACAATCCCctgcactattgggagtgccgatttcgaaaaagctttatgtgatttgtggccaagcattaacttgatgccctattctgtgttcaaaacattcgggattgggcaaccaagacccacatcaaTAAGGTTGCAAATGGTGGATCGGACAATATTAAGGCCATTGTGGATAATTGATGAAGTGTTAGTTAGGGTTGACAAGTTCATCCTTCCTGCAAATTTTGTGATACTTGgctgtgaggttgactacgaggtgccaaTCATTATGGAGAGAACTTTCCTTGCTACAggaaggccttag